In one Saccharibacillus brassicae genomic region, the following are encoded:
- a CDS encoding PQQ-binding-like beta-propeller repeat protein — MKRSSIQKPLEAALTNKQNRPAAKPSGTAKARIGAALCLPLLLLPAAVDPAYAAVPTAQEQRLPAAGETITLQQSAPYYAAPPIAGDRASLGVSYYEQPGAKLTVTGRRGELLQVVTPLGQTAYVPLGYAGGAAALAEDSAPVLLRLKPDAELRLFPGGQQTWPASLAPSGAVSAVCLGDGYGLSLPAEPGYADGAVVRPALLWVDGAGVASAQPIASGVLAAGSEVPADLARSLTETALQPGMPQQRVLELLGEPYSRLPLPHVRHLSGPPESAERGTLWRYENESEQLTVSFDEAGTLLGWDRILPKSDAAQAQIRSAQPPYAFKYDFRNLPLARSISPEPLWRSQSPLDVQSLAAASDGVLLVHGSQGGPATGGALAASTLTALDRTSGERLWQRSTGGGLPAVVPGADGRSVLALSEADPQSDAPATLRSLRLSDGAVRWSREAPGGASARVFAAGTSALLGTQPGPAGRGTLTAIAERSGEVRWTKTFADPYTVLNAGSGDPYVLIRQGSWIQALDPVSSRPVWSLKTDEHAQPPGGDARSEASDPNALEAQAPNATALNETALSETALDKTALNQEASDPEALDPQGAGGDLFARPDGTRWVTFGGERVRLNTANGDIVGRYPLRSSERADPLADGNVLIRRAVDTADYDSGSLFESVLYDTRAQREIWSVPGRASRPLLVEDRLYVLLNGVPAALSAEDGQLLWKTQTADYALTGLQDFVQAGSFIPLGPHLLLPYGPDLLAFDAADGRLRARIDGFFAVREDGGPTPPEGLLNADGGAIYAGSANGSFTAWDAEQIKALLAP; from the coding sequence GTGAAACGTTCGTCCATACAGAAGCCGCTCGAAGCGGCACTTACAAATAAACAAAATCGCCCGGCCGCGAAACCGTCCGGAACCGCCAAAGCCCGGATCGGCGCCGCGCTGTGCCTGCCGCTCCTGCTGCTGCCCGCGGCGGTCGATCCCGCTTACGCGGCCGTGCCGACCGCCCAGGAGCAGCGGCTTCCGGCAGCCGGTGAGACGATCACGCTGCAGCAGTCCGCGCCTTATTACGCAGCGCCGCCGATCGCGGGCGACCGCGCTTCGCTCGGCGTCAGCTACTACGAACAGCCCGGCGCGAAGCTCACCGTGACCGGCCGCCGCGGCGAACTGCTGCAGGTCGTCACGCCGCTCGGGCAAACCGCGTACGTGCCGCTGGGCTACGCAGGCGGCGCGGCGGCTTTGGCGGAAGACTCCGCTCCGGTTCTGCTGCGCCTCAAGCCGGACGCCGAGCTGCGCCTGTTCCCGGGCGGCCAGCAGACCTGGCCGGCTTCGCTTGCTCCGTCGGGCGCCGTATCGGCGGTATGCCTCGGCGATGGGTACGGCCTGTCGCTGCCGGCCGAACCGGGCTACGCCGACGGCGCGGTCGTCCGTCCGGCGCTGCTGTGGGTCGACGGCGCCGGCGTCGCGAGCGCGCAGCCGATAGCGTCCGGCGTGCTTGCGGCCGGTTCCGAAGTGCCCGCGGATCTGGCGCGCAGCCTGACGGAGACGGCGCTGCAGCCCGGCATGCCGCAGCAGCGGGTGCTGGAGCTGCTCGGCGAACCGTATTCGCGCCTGCCCCTTCCCCATGTCCGGCATCTGTCCGGACCGCCGGAAAGTGCAGAGCGCGGCACGCTGTGGCGGTACGAGAACGAGTCCGAGCAGCTGACCGTCTCGTTCGACGAAGCCGGCACGCTGCTCGGCTGGGACCGTATCCTGCCGAAGTCCGACGCCGCGCAGGCGCAGATCCGCTCCGCCCAGCCGCCGTACGCGTTCAAGTACGATTTCCGCAATCTGCCGCTCGCGCGCTCGATTTCGCCCGAACCGCTCTGGCGGTCGCAGTCGCCGCTCGACGTCCAATCGCTGGCGGCCGCCTCAGACGGCGTGCTGCTCGTGCACGGCAGCCAGGGCGGCCCGGCGACGGGCGGCGCCCTTGCGGCGAGCACGCTGACCGCGCTGGACCGAACAAGCGGCGAGAGACTGTGGCAGCGAAGCACCGGTGGAGGTCTGCCGGCCGTCGTGCCGGGCGCGGACGGCCGTTCGGTCCTTGCGCTGAGCGAAGCCGATCCGCAGTCGGATGCCCCGGCGACGCTGCGCAGCCTTAGGCTGAGCGACGGAGCGGTGCGCTGGAGCCGCGAAGCTCCCGGCGGCGCTTCGGCGCGCGTATTCGCGGCCGGCACTTCCGCCCTGCTCGGCACGCAGCCGGGCCCGGCCGGCAGAGGCACGCTGACCGCGATCGCCGAGCGCTCCGGCGAGGTGCGCTGGACCAAGACGTTCGCCGATCCGTACACCGTGCTCAACGCCGGTTCCGGCGATCCGTACGTGCTGATCCGGCAGGGCAGCTGGATTCAGGCGCTCGACCCGGTCAGCAGCCGGCCGGTCTGGAGCCTCAAGACCGATGAGCATGCCCAGCCGCCCGGCGGGGACGCTCGGTCGGAAGCGTCCGATCCGAACGCTCTGGAGGCGCAAGCCCCCAACGCGACGGCCCTTAATGAGACAGCCCTTAGTGAAACAGCCCTTGATAAGACAGCTCTTAATCAAGAAGCGTCCGATCCGGAAGCCCTTGACCCGCAGGGCGCGGGCGGCGATCTCTTCGCGCGGCCCGACGGGACGCGTTGGGTAACGTTCGGCGGCGAGCGGGTTCGGCTCAATACGGCGAACGGCGACATCGTCGGCCGCTATCCGCTTCGAAGCAGCGAGCGGGCCGACCCGCTCGCAGACGGGAACGTGCTGATCCGGCGCGCTGTCGATACGGCGGATTACGACTCCGGCTCGCTGTTCGAGTCGGTGCTCTACGATACGCGGGCCCAGCGCGAAATCTGGTCCGTGCCGGGCCGCGCTTCGCGCCCCCTGCTCGTCGAAGACCGCCTGTACGTGCTGCTGAACGGCGTGCCGGCGGCGCTGTCCGCCGAAGACGGACAACTGCTGTGGAAGACGCAGACCGCGGACTACGCGCTGACCGGCCTGCAGGACTTCGTGCAGGCGGGGAGCTTTATTCCGCTCGGTCCGCATCTGCTGCTGCCTTACGGCCCGGATCTGCTCGCTTTCGACGCGGCCGACGGCAGGCTGCGCGCCCGGATCGACGGCTTCTTCGCGGTGCGCGAGGACGGTGGACCGACGCCGCCGGAAGGACTGCTGAACGCGGACGGCGGAGCGATTTACGCCGGTTCGGCGAACGGTTCGTTCACGGCTTGGGACGCCGAACAAATAAAGGCGCTTTTAGCGCCATAA